Part of the Paenibacillus sp. JNUCC32 genome is shown below.
ACCAAAGCTTCTAACGTTTTCCGGTCCTCTACGACCTGCTCCACCACTTGTTCGGTAGGTATTTGCTCCAGGAAGGGATGATCCACGGTATGCGCGGATACCTCATGCCCCCGGTACAAGGATGCCACCTCCGAAGGGTCGATGTATCCGTCTTTGCCAAGCGTTCCGCTGTTCAAATGAAACGTGCCCCGTATTCCGTACTCATTCAGCTTCTTGACCAATTTTCGATCATGTTCGCGGCCATCATCAAAGCTAAGCGTCAGTGCCTTCTTGGCGCCATTCGGAAAACGGTCATATTGTATGCGCATTCAAGTTCCTCCCATTTAAGATATTGACTCGCATCATATCCTATTAAGTTTCATTATACGATGATTGACACCGGGGATACATCTATTATTTCCTGTTTACGGCATATAGGAAGCGACCATAGCCGATCTCAGCCGCATTTTTCATCAGCTCGACATTAAGCCAGGCCGCCAGCTTATGAAAGGGTTGATCCGTGAAAGGCCACCGGGTTCGTTCCGTCGAAAGAAAAGCATCGTCCGTCAACGCCGCCGCTTCACGTTCCCACCGCAGTCTCAAATCGTTAATCCGCTCTCTGGCCTCTTGAACGCTCCCAGCAGAATGGATATCGTTGCGGGTCATCGTCCCTTTGCCAAACGAATGGTTCAGCACCATCGTCCACCAGTAGGTGATATGCCATGTCAGCCAGGTTATGCTGGGCGGGCCGACGTCGTACTCCTCGGATTCCGGCCATTCCGCGCGCCAGATTCCGGATTCGCGATAAACATGAAGCCCCTTCGAGGCAGGCCGCCAAAAAAACTCCTCGTCTTCAAGGCCCGTGAGATGCAAATCAAGCATCTGCCAAGCGATTTGGAACTGGAAATCAAGGGTGTTTCGAAGGATACAAGGCGGGTTAGCCGTATTTTTGTCCTGCATATTACATTCCTCCGTTATCGTTTTAAATAAATATAGACGTTATTAATATTCGCCTATCAATTCAAGGATATAATAAGCGATTGTTTATCACCAGTCAATCCATGGATCTGAACATCAGCAAACAAAAAAGCCGCAAGGATGCGGCTTATCTGGTGCCCATGCCCGATTCGGATAAACGGGTGGCTTTGACGATATAGGAAGCCAGTCCGGGGATCATTCGGACGATGCCGGGATAGAAGCGATTGCTTTTGGCAAAAGCCAGATTCTGAATTCTTCTCGCCCTTCGAAGCAGCTGCGCAAAGGTGCGATTGGCGTCGTGCGTGTACTGATTTTGCCATTGAGCGAAGTTGATTTCTCCGTTTAAATATTTGTCGGTCCAGCCGGAGCACAGCAGTGATGAACGCAGGGCAACCGACATTCCGTCTCCGCAAAGCGGCGGAAGCATCAGCATGGCATCGCCGATGTGCGGATATTGCGACCAAGGTTCCGGTTTGTCGGATAAACGAAGTGGGGCAATCGATACCTGGGTGCCCTCAACCGCCTCTCCTTCAGCCAATCGTTCAGTTAACCTATTGTTCGAGCGCGATGCGGCTTTGAGAATTTCGGGTACCGATTTGCCGCTTCCTTGTACCGATTTCAAGGTCAGCAATGCAGCCACGTTGACCTTCCCATTCTCGACCGGCGATATCCCGACATAACCGCCATCGCAAAAATACAACTCCACCCTGGAAGGCACTGTGATGCCGGCAAAATGCGATTTTACGCCGACATATACGGTATCATCGCGATATGTTTCGGCTGAAGCAACACCGCGCGGCTTCTTAGTGCCGTAGGCTCCAATGACGGCTCTTGCCTCATACCGAATTAGCTCGTTCCCTTGCCTCGTTTCGACTTCATATCGATGATCGCCCCGCTTCCGGATCTCGGTCACGGTAGACCCCGTTACAATCTCCGCACCCGCGCTCAAGGCATTCTCATGCAATAGGCGATCCAGCTCGTAACGGCTGATGCCGGTAGCTTTACCCGGTAACGGAGCGGTGATGACGCCGCCATGAGGCATCACGATAGAGGCATGATTCATCGCAGCGGGATTCATCTCTTGGACTTGAAGATGGACACCCAGATATTCCAGCATCTCTCGAGTCTCTGGGGACATGAATTCACCGCAGGTTTTGTGGCGCGGAAAGGATTGGCGATCCAGCAGTATCGTACGATGCCCCTGCTTGGCAAGCTGCAGGGCACAGCTCGTGCCGGCAACTCCCGCGCCGATGACCATCACATCGGCTTGCTTTGACATATGTGAACACCCGCCTTTTTGCTTGCATGAAGAATTTAATCATCGGTTTCGGCAACCGATTATGTCTTCCTATCGTTCGGGATAACAACGGAATAGCGGAACAATGGCTTCCATCGATAGGTCAAAGTGGCGTGATTAAGCTGCTCTTTCAGCTCTCTCCAATCTCTCCCTTTAAACCCCTTGGCAACCGATAACGGCCCATCGTGACGAATATAACGATTGCGTGAGATGAGACGCGTTGTGATCCAGACGGCCGCGTAAGGCACAGGATGCCGATGGATATCGTTAATGACGACGCCATGAACGGAGGTTCGCAGCATATGCGACACGATCTCCATGAGCTGTTGTCCCTGAAAATGGTGGATGAACTGGGATCCGGTCACGATATCAGCCGACGCATCGGGCAGTTCCTTAACGTCCGCGCGGCGTACATGAACCCTCGGTTCATGACGAAACAGCCGTCTCGCCTCTTCGCAGGCTTCTTCCGTCACATCGACTAAGGTAATGCTCAGCTCCACGCCCATTTGATCCGACCATTGCAGCAGCTTCCGGTTCACATCGCCGGAACCCGCGCCAACATCCATGATGCTAAGGGTATACGGACAGCCGATCGATTTCCAGAGCTTCACCACGCCGTCCAAGGTCGGGCCCGGTGCCGCGAATATGCGATTCAACCGCCTTAAATGCCGGAGCGCTTCGCTCAGCTCTTCTCCGCCCATGGTGAAGTCATCCATAAGCTCATCTTCTTGTGCCCGGATGGACAGCGTTCTAAAGAAGGACATGGTCCTGCTCCTTAACCGATGGCGCATAAGCCTTTACATAGGTAAAACGCATAAGCTCCGCCGTCAAGCCAGGTCCGAAAGCCATGGCTACTCCTTCCGTCGAAGCTTCATTACGTTCTTTCATCTTCTGGCGCATCGCGTTCAGCACGAACATAATCGTCACGGAGGAGAGATTGCCTGCCGTTCTTAGAATCTCCCGGCTGTATTGGGTTTGCTCATCGGTCAAGCGCATTACTTCCTGCACCGAATCTACGATGCCCCGGCCGCCCGGATGGATCGCCCATAATTCCGGAAGCTTGTCGCCTCCCAGCAGAACACGAAGCTCATCCTCCAGATGAGTACCGAGCAATTTGGGAATACGCGGCGACAGGAAAAGATCAAAGCCCGTATTGCCTACCTCCCACGTCATATCCTCCGTTGAATCCGGGAGCAGGACGGAATATCCCGTGCCGAGCTCCACATAATGCCGATGCTCTGCTTCCGGCTGACCGATGACACAGGACGAGGCACCATCGCCGAAGAATGAGGCCGCAAACAATGCTTCCCTCTCCCGAACCGGCTGGAAGTGAAGCGTGCAAAGCTCGACGCACACGACCAGCACCTGCGAACCCGGCGCCCCGCTCACAACATCCCGCGCCATTTGGATTGCTTTAAGACCAGCGGCACAGCCTTGGAAGATTAACGGCAAACGATTGACCCGCGGAGAAAGCCCCAGCTTCCGGATCAACAGAACATCCATCCCCGGCTGGTATTGACCCGTGCAGCTGACCGTAATGAGATGCGTAATTCGATCCGGAGACATGCCGGCATCTTTCAATGCCTTCTCGGCAGCTTCCACGCCAAGCGGAAGGGCCTCTCTCTTATATGTATCCATACGCTCTTCGGTTGTCGGAATGACGGACGCGTCATGGGAGTTCAAATATCGGCACTTCTCCAAGGGATCCAGATAGTTGGATTCGCAAGTATAACGAGTTTCGACACCGCAGGATCGAAATACTCTTCGGGCAAAGCGGGCCAGATCGGGTCTGTCCTGCAGCGTGGATGCGATTAATTCTGCGATATCCGACTGAGCTACGGAATGCACCGGCAATGCCGTGCCCATCCCGAGAATCGCGACATCGGATCTACCGTTTGTTTGCTTCATGCTCAAACCTCCTGCAGTCTTGGAATTATACATGATTACCCACCCGGGGGCTTTTTGAATTCGTTTAACTTCTATTTGAGGTTAGGATAACCCGAACATGGCAAATCATATCCAATTCAAACCAAATCACTTGTAAAATCGCATCCGCAAACAAAAAAAACCACGATCACGTGGTTTTTCAGACTCGACGATCCTTGTCATCAAAGGAAAAGCAATGGCTGTTGATCCTGAACGGATGAACGCAATGGATCTACGGTTATATTACTTGCCGGGTTCGGCTTCGTCATCCTGACTTCCCAGAACTTCCGCATGGGCAAGAAGAACCCATTGGTTGGATTGGTCGTAACCGGATACCTCGGCAACCACACGATATCGAGGGTACATCCATTCGGGAGGGGTACCGGCTTCCAGAGCGGAGGTGTCCGTCAAACCGACCGCATGCGGCTCTAGCAAATGAATCAAAGTGCCTTGCGGAAAAAAGGCCTCGATCCAGCCTTCTACTCGTGCGCCGATAGGAAACATGCGCTGGATCCGCTGCCAGTCCTCCATCCAGACCAAAAGCTGTTTCTGCCAGAGCTCTTCGAATGCAGCTTGACTGATTTCTTCATAATAGGGTTCTTTCGGATCAAGCGGATGCTCCGCCAGCAAGAAATGACGGGAGTCATGCTTTCGGTTCGACGTGATCCAGCTGCCGTCCTCATCATGAACCATCTGCCTGTAAGCCGTTCCGTCGTGATCCACTTCAAAATACCAGGTCCCCATTCCCGGTTCCTGAACATCTTTCAGATATTTCAAAAATCGTCCTCCTATCAGCTGAACAACCGTTCAAGAAATTCGGCCAAGTTCCGGTGGCGGCTCTTGGCCCGGCTGGTCGTATTCCATCGATGATCATCCGTGTTTCGGAGTGCCTCTTCCATTCCAAGTTCAGGTTTATGCACCGTAGATTGTTTTTTGATATGGCACCCGGTTTATTTTACCATATCCAGGTGCTTGGGCGCGGCGTCTTTTCTTTACTATATCAAACAAGCCTGATTGCGACTGCAATCAGGCTTCAAGATCTAAACATTAATTTCCGGACATCGTTCTGATCGGCTCGCTGAACTGCTGCGCAAACACCTTTAGCTCGATGATCTTTCCATCCACTCTCGACTGCTCAGCCGCGAATGCCATAAGGTGGCTTTGAACGGAACGGCTTGCCGATGTAAGTCCTTGATTGTTTCCTCCCGTTTGCACCAATCTCAGAAAATCCTTGATCAGACCCATATCTCCGCCGCCGTGGCCGACATGGCCGCCCCGGTCCGCAAAAGAAATTCGCTCGACCTTCCCGCTGCCAAAGTGAATGATCTCTATTTCGTTCTTCTCCATGGCTCCGCGGATTTCCCCGCGGGTTCCCATCAGCTTGATCGTGCGGCTGACATCTCGCGTAAACGCACTCATCGTGAAGGCGACCGTCACGCTGTTGGCAAACTCCATATTGACGACCTGATGATCCACCACGTCATTGTCGCAATGGTATACGCATCTGCCGTACGGCCCCTCCAGCAGCGCTTGATATCGGGCATCATAACTCATATCGTCGCTGATCGCCGAGGTCGGCCAATTCGTGTCCTCGGTCAAATAATGATCAGGTGCATAATAGAGGCACTCATCCGAGACCGGACATCCGTCCAAACAGCGCTTCGGTGCGCCTTCCGGTGCCTGTGCAGCCGTAAAATGGCTCAAGGAGCCGAAGGAGGACACCCGGACGCAATCCGAATCGGCAAGCCAGAGCAGCATATCAAGATCATGGCAGGACTTGGCCAGTATCATTGGGCTGGAATCTTCCGTCCGCCGCCAATTCCCCCGCACAAAGCTGTGCGCTTGATGCCAATAACCCACGTTCTCGTTATGCTGAATCGACATCAATCGGCCGATAGCCTCACGCTCCAGCAGCTCCTTGATGGTGGAAAAAAACGGCGTGTACCGAAGCACATGACAGATCGAAAATACCAAACCGGCCTGCGAAGCCATTTCACCCATCCGGATGCACTCTTCGGGATCCGGAGACATCGGCTTTTCCAGAAGCACATGGTAGCCGGCCGCAAGCGCCCGCATTGTCGGCTCGAAATGCTGCTTATCCTGGGTACATATGAACACGGCGTCCGCGACCTTGGGCGCTGTAAAAAAATCATTCCAATTCTCGAAGCATGCCGCGTCTTCAAGCCCATGCCTTTCTTGAAACTGTTCCCTCCGCTGCCGATTCGGTTCTGCGACGGCGACTACCTCCATCTCATGGGGATGCTGCAGGGCATATTCCATATAATTGATGCCCCGCAGTCCGGCTCCGATCAGGGCGACCTTCACTTTATTCATCCGTTTCCTCTCCCTCCGTAGGTCTTATTCTTTCACGCTTCCGACCGTCATCCCTTTGACAAAATACTTCTGCAGGAACGGATACACGACCATGATCGGCAGTGCGCCCATGAAGATTTGGGCCGTTCGAAGCGTTTTTTCGCTCAAATTCTCCATCGCCTTGATCTGTTCGATCGAAATCGAGGTCATTTGGGAATTGATCGACATAATGAGGGTGGACAAATAGGTTTGCAGCGGGTATTTTTCCGGCGAATTCAAATACAGAATACCGTCAAACCAAGCATTCCAGTGCCCCACGATGGTGAACAGACCGATTGTCGCAATGGACGGCAGCGAAACCGGCAGGTAAATTCGCCATAATATTCTCCAGTGTCCCGCACCGTCAATCGTTGCCGCTTCTTCCAGCTCCTTCGGGATCGTCCTGAAGAAGTTCAGCATCAGAACCATGTTCCATACGTTAAGCGCTCCAGGCAGAATCAAAGCCCACACGGAGTCGATGAGTCCGGTATTCTTCACGACCATGTACGTGGGAATCAATCCCCCGCCGAAAAACATCGTTATGGCAAAAAACCACACATACGGCGTACGGAACTTAAATTGATGATTCGATTTCGATAATGGATACGCCGTTATGAATACGAGAAGCATATTCACCGCCGTCCCCAACACGACTCGGGTAAGCGAGACGCGGAACGAACGGAAAAACTCTACCTTTTCGCCCAAGTACCGGTAAGCGTCCAGGTTAAAGCCCACGGGCCAGAGTCTCACTTCTCCCGCCATTGCGGCCGTATTCGAGCTTAGCGAAATCGAGAGCAAATGAACGAACGGAATGATACCGAGCAAGGTGATGAGGGACAGCACCAGCGTATTCGTGATTACAAACAGCCTTCTGCTGATCGTTGGTTTATGCATCTTCCTACCTCCACTCCGGCCTAAAAGATCCGATAATTGTTATATTTGTAAGCCGCATAGTACGTCACGGCCACGAGCGCCAGAGAGATGACGGATTTAAAGAAACCGACGGCGGCGGCAGGACCGAACTGCTGGCTGAACATGCCCAGTCGATAAACGAAGGTATCAATAATATCCGCCCCTTCATAAACCGTCGGGTTGTACATGATCAAGATCTGCTCGAAGCCTGCGTTAAGGATGCCGCCTAGGCTTAACACGCCAAGCAAAATGAGAATCGGCGCCATGCCAGGCAGCGTGATGTGAATCATCTGCTTCCATCTTCCGGCTCCGTCTACTTCTGCTGCCTCATACAGCGTCGCATGGATTCCGGTGATGGCTGCAAGCATGACGATCATGTTGTAACCCATCCCTTTCCATACATCCGATCCGATGACGATCCCGCGGAACCAGTTATTATCCAGCATGAACATGATCGGTTCCATATGGAGCGCGCCCAGAAGGCCGTTCACCGGACCATTCAAGGAGAACAATTCGATGATGACGCCGCCGAGCACGGTCCAGGACAGAAAGAACGGCAGAAAGATGGCGGATTGGATAAAGCGCGAAAACCATCTTCGCGTGACTTCGTTGAGGAGCAGTGCCAATATCAGGGGCACCAGTAAAAACAAAACCATTTTAAATACGGAAATCACGATGGTATTCCACAGAACCTGCTTGAAATCGGGCAGTTCGAAGACATAGCGGAAATTATCGAAACCGACGAAATCCGAGCGGAAGAATCCTGCCAGCGGCTCGAATTGCTGAAAGGCCATCACAAGGCCGGCCATGGGCCCGTATGCGTAAATCAACGTGACAATGACTCCCGGCAGCAGCATCAAATGCAGCAAATATTCTTTTTTCAGCGTTCTCACAGATGAAACCTCCCCGTCCATTTCAAACGGGAGGAGTCTGCCGGCTTCCTCAAGGGCTTCTCCTCCCGCTTTATCAATCCAAGATTATTTGGCGCCCTGCTGGCCGTACCAATCATTGACTTCCTGGGTGATCTGATCCCCGCCCAGCGATTTCCAGCTCTGAACGAATTTATCGAATTCGTCCAGCGAGGCCCCCATGACGATCTTGGTGAAGGTTTCCTGCATCAGCTTATCAAGCTGGGAGCCCTTCTCGACTTGAGTTGCCGTTGGCAGTCCGTAGAACTCGTTATTTACGTAAGCTTGATTCTCTTTGATTTGCCGCGTCATGCCCCAGCCGCCGTCTTTCGCCGCCCGGCTGAAATATTGGCCCCAGTTTACGCCTTTCGAGGCATTCGCGGTATTGCCTGCAAGATAATCCTTTGCCGCCTTGAAGACGTCGGCCACATTTTTGTAGTTCTCGTCATCCAGCGTGATTTCCGTTTGGTTTGCATCGAGAGCCTTGTTTACTTCCGTATAGATCGTTTCGATTTGTGCCGGATTATAGATCCGTGGGTTGAACCAATTGTAGACGTATCCTTTTTCCGCTTTGTTCTGGTCCATGTATTTCTTGTTGCCCATCTCGATGTAGAAGTTGATCATTTTGATGGCGGCTTCCGGATTCTTCATTTTTTTGTTCACGACCACGAGTTTGTTGCTGCGGATTTTGGGTACCATGGACTTGCCCGGCCCGCCGAGTCCGGGAATCTGAAGGGCAATCCAGTCTGCCTTGGGATCCTTGTCAACATTCAGATTCAACGGCCAGTTCGGATACCACCATTCCCCGTAAGAAATGCCCACCTTGCCTGCCGTAATATCTTCAACGGACTTGTTCTCGTCCTTCAAGGCGAATTCTTTGTCCAGAATTCCCTCCTTGTACCAGGACTGCAGCTTGCCCAGCGCGGTCTTGACTTCCGGTTGTATGAGCCCGGGGATCAGCTTGCCGCTGTCGTCCTTGATCCAGGCCGATTGATTGTCCCCAATGGAAGGGTAAGCGCCAAATCCATTGAAGAAGCCCCTCAGGTCAAAGCCCCAAAAGAACAGATTCTTTTGCATGGCGATACCGTAGGTGTCGTTTTTGCCGTTTTGATCGGGATCCTGCTGCACAAAGGCTCTAGCAACCTGCTCCAGCTCATCCATCGTTTTCGGCGGCTGCAGCTTCAGGTTATCGAGCCAGTCCTTGCGGATCCAGAGCAGCTGGGTGGACAGGAACGGATCCTCGAAACCGGGAATCGCGAGCAGCTTTCCGTCTGAGGTAAACGTCTTCATCGCAAAGCCGCCGTCGGATTCCATGTATTTTTTCAGTGCCGGCGAAGCGAAGTCGTTATAAGCTTGGGTGAGATCGGCAAGCATGTCCTGCTTCTTCAGCTTCTCGAAGTTCTTCTGATCCAGCTCCATAATGTCCGGCAGGTCGGCCGAAGCCATGGCTAATGAAAACTTTTGCTCGAACTGGCTGGAAGGCACCGTCCATTTGTACTGGACTTCAATGTTCAGCATGTCTTTGAGGTCTTTGAAATAAGCATTCTGTTCGGGCGTGATCCCTTGCGGCGTCCGCGGGTCCTCGGGCGGATTGTAGCCAAGCACTTGCGTGACCGTTACCGTTTCAGGATATTTGCCGAGAGGATCCGGCGGCGTTGTATTGGAGTTCGCCTCCTCGGCAGAGGTTTTGTTCGGTGTCCCCTCCGATTCGTTCCCCTGATTCGAGCATGCCGCCATTACCGAAAGCGTCATCGTGCTAATCAACATCATTTTCGCTAGTTTGGTCCATTTCATGATGGCTATATCCCCCTTGATCTGGCGTATTCTTGATATCCATGCTGCTTAGATATCATTATAGATTCCGCCCGAAAGCGCTATCAATTTTAAGTTTTTTACATCCCTTTCACTTTTTTTACTTATTGGGTATTTCGGTATTCCTGCGGGGTTACGCCCATCTTTTTCTTGAAAAACGTCGTGAAATACGACGGGGATTCGAATCCGAGCCGCACGGCAATCTCTTGTAATTTCATGTTCGTATGCTGCATCAGATGAAGCGCCCCCTCCAGCTTTTTCGCCTGAATATACTCCAGCAGGTTTTGACCCGTCAGCTGCTTGTAGTAGCGCGAAAGATAGGAAGGGTTAAAATGCACTTCCTCCGCTATGGCGGTCAAGGAGACGTCCCCGGACATATGCTCCAGTATGTACCTGTGGATCCGGTCGATCACATCCAATTTCATGTCATCCTGCCTCAACGGGCTATTCCCATGTATCATCTCTTCGTGTTCCTTGGCCTTTCCGATATCGGCAACGACCATCTGTTGTCCCAGCGCCGCCCTGCTGTGCAGCATGGTCCGCAAAGCATGAAGCTGTTCTCCTACCGTTTCCCATTGATGCAGAAGATTGCCCGATATCCCGAAAGAAACCTGAACGCCAAGCAGCTCTTCGCACTCATTTTGCACCTGCTCCAGGATGCCCCTCATATACGACATCATGCCCTGCCAATGAAGCACACCCTCCGGCTCAAACCTCCGATAACGGTCCAGAAGCTCCTCGCCCGGCTGCAGCAGCCATACCAGCAAGTCTTCATCTAGTACGGCATGCTCACAGGAAAACGAGCTGGGCAAGTCGTGGATAAACATCATCTGAACGGCTTGCACGGCATTCTTCGTCTTGGCCTCCGGGGCTATCCCGATCCTTCCAACGAGAAGGAATGCCGGCCGATCTGCGTCGATACCGAACCCCACCTCTTCATAACGGGGCTGCGACAATAGGGAACTCAAGGCTTCTCCTTTCAATACCTTTAGTATGAGTTCGCGCTTGAGCAAAGGCTCGGCCATTTGAAAATGCACCTTTGCCTTTTCTGCCTGGATTCTGCGTCGGTTCTCTTCATCCAGCCTGGAGGAAGCCTCTTGGACAGCCTGAAAGATCGGATCGATGCCTTCGGTTTTCAGGATGTAGTTATCCACGTTCTTGCGCAGGGCTTCGTGCACATATTCAAACTCGCTGTAACCGGTGAGAAAAATGATTCGGCAGTGCGGCCAATAGTACGCAATTTCGTCAATCAGCTGAAGCCCGTTCTTCTGGGGCATTCGTATATCGCTGACCAGGATGTCCAGCTTCACTCTCATGGCGATCTCCACCGCTTCCTTGGCGGAATAGGCTTTCCATACATCCAGGTCGAATTGCGTTTGCTCCTGAAAAAGCTGAACCAAGCCGTTCACGATGACGGGCTCGTCGTCCACGATCAACAGTCTGTACATCACGATGCCTCCTCTGATTCTTGAATCATAATGATCAAATCCACCTTTAAACCGCCATGGACGCTGCGCGAGACGGATAATCCGCTGCCGGGCCCATACTTGAGCTGAAGCCGGTTGTTCACGTTGATCAATCCGGTCTGCTCCACATGCTTCGAATCCATGGCAAGCTTGCCGCGTAATTGCTGCAGCATCTCATTCGTAAGCAAATTCCCGTTGTCCTCCACCGTGATCCGCAGTCTGCCCTCCCGGTAATCAGCGCTAATGTACAGCATGCCTTCCTCCATGCCATCCTCGAATGCATGCTCGAACGCATTCTCCACGATAGGCTGAATGATAAGTCTCGGTACGGTGATACCTTGGGGAATGTCCGCAAATTCCCTATGCTCATATGAAATCCGGTTCGAGAAGCGAATGCCCTGTATGTCGCAGTAATCCAGAGCATGCCTGTATTCCGTATAAAAAGGCACCTCGTCGGAGCTGCTTCTCGTGATGTACTGATAATAGCTGCCGAGCTTTTGCGAGAGCTCCGCTGCACTATCCGAATCTCCGACCTTGCACATCATATACACATTAAAAAAGCTGTTATATAAAAAATGCGGGTTAATCTGGGATTGCAGCTGCTTCAGCTGCGAGTGCTGCAGTGCTATTTTTTGCTCATAGTTTTCTTCGATCGACTGTTTAAGCTTCAAGGCCATCCGGTTGAAACCGTTAAACACGTAATGAAACTCATCCTTGGTTCTGGACTCGATCAGGATATTCAAATTATCGGTTTCGATCATATGAAAGGCTTTAACGAGCTTGGACAAAGGCCTGTGGATCATCAGATTGACCGAGAACGAATAGAGCACCATGACAATCACGGCAAGGATAAACAGCGTATAGAACCAGGTAATGAATTGGCTTAAGGGGCGTGTGATTTCATTCTGATTCACGTACATGACCAAGGACAGATCCAGCGAGCCGACTTCATTCTGAATGATAAAATAGTCTACGCCGCCCACTTCCCCCGTCTCCGGCTCACTTCGATCCGGATCCGGCTTGTCCAGGATGTGATTCAAAATCTCTGTTGACTCATCGGCCGCAGGCGCCGTCGTCAAGATGGTGCTGCCTTCCCTGCTCCCCAGAAGGACTTCGGATTCCGGATACAGCTTGGCGATTTCGCTTAAGGCCCCGAGCAGCTTGGGCCGGGAAATCTCGATGTATGACCAGACAGACCCGTTGTTTTCGGTTTCGATCAGAAAGATCCGGTCGCCGCTCCTATAGAATGAAGGCTTGGGCATGACCGCCATCATGGACGATATCCGTTCCATTTCCTTGTTCGGGGTATTGGTTACCCCCGTCGTGGTCGAGATCGTTTTCCCGACATCCTTCACGTACACGCCGGCACTCACGACGAATTCGCTGGAAACCATCAAGGTTGCCAGCCGATCCCTGACCTGGTCGATGAGCTCCACCTCTTCGTAATCCTCAAGCATGCTGCCTCGGAAACTAAGCTTCTGCAGATCCTTGTCATTTAACAGCTGCAGCTGCAGATTCCGAATAAAATACATTTCTTTATCTAGCTGCTTGGAATAGAAGGAGGCACCCGCGGCCGCGGAGTTCAAGATAGACTCCTTGGTGACGGACATCCCCTTATAATTCAACCAAATATTCATCGAGATGAGAGGAAGTAACAATACGATAAATACGATGACGATTTTTTGATAAACAAACCATTTCGATGCTTTGCCCGCAGCCTGAAGTTTCATGCTTTTCCCCCAATCCGTTATCACTCGATCCATTATCATCTAGTATAGGGGGGCCGGCTGACATTACAACGAATTATTTTTACATATTAGGTGCAAACATGACAGTCATGAGTTCCAGGCATAAAAAAAAGCCCCGTAAGGGGCTTTTAAGCTGGTTTATCATTCAGCATAGGTATCGGTGCTGTTATGTGGTCATTTCGCACTGATGATTTCATACTTCGGCTTCACATTGTTAAAATCCGGGTTGGTTCCGCTGACCATTAAGCCCATGCCCCAATCGAAGTGAACATCCGCGGTCGGCACATCCGAAGCATCGCGATATTGGAATAGGATGTTTCGGCGCGTACGCTCGCTCCGGTTCACGTCCGACCCATGGATGGTCAAGTAATTGAAGAACAATACATCGCCTGCTTTGGCCGGACATGGAGTCCCCGAAGATAAAGGATGCTCTTTATGGTTCAAATAGTAAGCGCCGACATGCGGCAATACGCCCTGTTTATGAGAGCCGGGAACG
Proteins encoded:
- a CDS encoding DinB family protein encodes the protein MQDKNTANPPCILRNTLDFQFQIAWQMLDLHLTGLEDEEFFWRPASKGLHVYRESGIWRAEWPESEEYDVGPPSITWLTWHITYWWTMVLNHSFGKGTMTRNDIHSAGSVQEARERINDLRLRWEREAAALTDDAFLSTERTRWPFTDQPFHKLAAWLNVELMKNAAEIGYGRFLYAVNRK
- a CDS encoding carbohydrate ABC transporter permease, translating into MHKPTISRRLFVITNTLVLSLITLLGIIPFVHLLSISLSSNTAAMAGEVRLWPVGFNLDAYRYLGEKVEFFRSFRVSLTRVVLGTAVNMLLVFITAYPLSKSNHQFKFRTPYVWFFAITMFFGGGLIPTYMVVKNTGLIDSVWALILPGALNVWNMVLMLNFFRTIPKELEEAATIDGAGHWRILWRIYLPVSLPSIATIGLFTIVGHWNAWFDGILYLNSPEKYPLQTYLSTLIMSINSQMTSISIEQIKAMENLSEKTLRTAQIFMGALPIMVVYPFLQKYFVKGMTVGSVKE
- a CDS encoding NAD(P)/FAD-dependent oxidoreductase; the encoded protein is MSKQADVMVIGAGVAGTSCALQLAKQGHRTILLDRQSFPRHKTCGEFMSPETREMLEYLGVHLQVQEMNPAAMNHASIVMPHGGVITAPLPGKATGISRYELDRLLHENALSAGAEIVTGSTVTEIRKRGDHRYEVETRQGNELIRYEARAVIGAYGTKKPRGVASAETYRDDTVYVGVKSHFAGITVPSRVELYFCDGGYVGISPVENGKVNVAALLTLKSVQGSGKSVPEILKAASRSNNRLTERLAEGEAVEGTQVSIAPLRLSDKPEPWSQYPHIGDAMLMLPPLCGDGMSVALRSSLLCSGWTDKYLNGEINFAQWQNQYTHDANRTFAQLLRRARRIQNLAFAKSNRFYPGIVRMIPGLASYIVKATRLSESGMGTR
- a CDS encoding Gfo/Idh/MocA family protein, giving the protein MNKVKVALIGAGLRGINYMEYALQHPHEMEVVAVAEPNRQRREQFQERHGLEDAACFENWNDFFTAPKVADAVFICTQDKQHFEPTMRALAAGYHVLLEKPMSPDPEECIRMGEMASQAGLVFSICHVLRYTPFFSTIKELLEREAIGRLMSIQHNENVGYWHQAHSFVRGNWRRTEDSSPMILAKSCHDLDMLLWLADSDCVRVSSFGSLSHFTAAQAPEGAPKRCLDGCPVSDECLYYAPDHYLTEDTNWPTSAISDDMSYDARYQALLEGPYGRCVYHCDNDVVDHQVVNMEFANSVTVAFTMSAFTRDVSRTIKLMGTRGEIRGAMEKNEIEIIHFGSGKVERISFADRGGHVGHGGGDMGLIKDFLRLVQTGGNNQGLTSASRSVQSHLMAFAAEQSRVDGKIIELKVFAQQFSEPIRTMSGN
- a CDS encoding methyltransferase domain-containing protein; translation: MSFFRTLSIRAQEDELMDDFTMGGEELSEALRHLRRLNRIFAAPGPTLDGVVKLWKSIGCPYTLSIMDVGAGSGDVNRKLLQWSDQMGVELSITLVDVTEEACEEARRLFRHEPRVHVRRADVKELPDASADIVTGSQFIHHFQGQQLMEIVSHMLRTSVHGVVINDIHRHPVPYAAVWITTRLISRNRYIRHDGPLSVAKGFKGRDWRELKEQLNHATLTYRWKPLFRYSVVIPNDRKT
- a CDS encoding type III polyketide synthase; protein product: MKQTNGRSDVAILGMGTALPVHSVAQSDIAELIASTLQDRPDLARFARRVFRSCGVETRYTCESNYLDPLEKCRYLNSHDASVIPTTEERMDTYKREALPLGVEAAEKALKDAGMSPDRITHLITVSCTGQYQPGMDVLLIRKLGLSPRVNRLPLIFQGCAAGLKAIQMARDVVSGAPGSQVLVVCVELCTLHFQPVREREALFAASFFGDGASSCVIGQPEAEHRHYVELGTGYSVLLPDSTEDMTWEVGNTGFDLFLSPRIPKLLGTHLEDELRVLLGGDKLPELWAIHPGGRGIVDSVQEVMRLTDEQTQYSREILRTAGNLSSVTIMFVLNAMRQKMKERNEASTEGVAMAFGPGLTAELMRFTYVKAYAPSVKEQDHVLL